The following coding sequences are from one Diadema setosum chromosome 9, eeDiaSeto1, whole genome shotgun sequence window:
- the LOC140232550 gene encoding glutathione S-transferase omega-1-like, with translation MPAKANPKHLVQGEPLPPLKSGILRLYSYRFCPFAHRARLVLAAKNIDYELVNISLSKKPEWYKTKNPMGATPCLEHDEKLVRDSVIVCEYLNDAYPGNNLWPDDPYKKALDRVLLDYFGSKISPPFIKATYHPPPSSDEDFLATFKKELMVLEEELQKRDSPFFFGERPGMVDFIMWPWFERWAILGDDFKREDYPVLLAWQGRMREDPAVQEAATPDEIYRDHFRKLMAKTPQDDY, from the exons ATGCCGGCCAAAGCAAATCCAAAGCATCTTGTGCAAG GGGAACCCCTGCCCCCACTCAAGTCTGGTATTCTTCGGCTCTACAGCTACCGCTTTTGCCCCTTTGCACATCGGGCTCGTCTCGTCCTCGCAGCAAAGAATATCGA CTATGAATTGGTCAACATTAGCCTTTCCAAGAAGCCGGAATGGTACAAGACTAAAAACCCAATGGGCGCGACTCCGTGCTTGGAGCATGATGAAAAACTGGTGAGGGATTCAGTCATTGTATGCGAATACCTGAATGATGCGTATCCAGGCAACAACCTGTGGCCCGATGATCCTTACAAGAAGGCTTTGGACCGTGTCCTGCTCGACTACTTTGGCAGTAAG ATCAGCCCTCCTTTCATCAAGGCTACATACCATCCACCGCCATCTTCAGATGAGGATTTCCTGGCCACGTTCAAGAAGGAACTCATGGTCCTTGAGGAGGAACTTCAGAAGAGAGATTCTCCTTTCTTCTTTG gtGAAAGACCAGGAATGGTAGACTTCATCATGTGGCCATGGTTTGAGAGATGGGCCATCCTTGGGGATGACTTCAAGAGAGAGGACTATCCAGTG CTCCTGGCCTGGCAAGGGAGGATGCGTGAGGACCCAGCTGTCCAGGAAGCGGCCACGCCCGATGAGATCTACCGGGACCACTTCCGGAAACTGATGGCTAAGACGCCCCAGGATGATTACTGA
- the LOC140232778 gene encoding transmembrane protein 170B-like, whose amino-acid sequence MSGKFPSFQSVISLEKTALDSWIKMWYQIFLWHLFSSFLIHAVAAIVAFCALRKHKIGRLYSLLVILMGFLGPITGGILSSAIIAGLFETTEVTMIPLWALVCGWGQTIMVAVISFSRILGTL is encoded by the exons ATGTCGGGGAAATTTCCATCGTTTCAAAGTGTCATCAGCTTGGAAAAGACAGCATTGGACAGTTGGATAA AAATGTGGTATCAGATCTTCCTCTGGCACCTCTTCTCTTCCTTCCTCATTCACGCTGTGGCAGCCATCGTGGCGTTCTGCGCCCTCCGCAAGCACAAAATCGGCCGCCTCTACTCCCTTCTCGTCATCCTCATGGGCTTCCTCGGACCTATCACTGGTGGTATCCTAAGCA GTGCAATCATTGCTGGATTATTTGAGACTACCGAAGTGACGATGATCCCATTGTGGGCCCTTGTCTGTGGTTGGGGCCAGACTATTATGGTTGCTGTCATCTCCTTCTCACGCATCCTGGGAACATTATAA